CGCGTCTTGTCGGTGCCCGCCTCGGCCAGGAAGGCATCGATGCTGTCCAGGGTCGCCTTGGTCTGCGCTTCGATACCGTCGCTGTGATTTTCATCCAGCTGGCCAGCCAGGTAGACGGTACCGTTGTGGATGACGATTTCACTCAGACGCGGCTCAGTTCGCAGGCGCTGTATGGACATGGTTGTTCAACTCCTTGGGGCTACCGTAACGGGAAATATCCAGGCCTTCGCTGCTGATCTGCGGGCGCTTCCTGGCGATCAGGTCGGCCAGCAGGCGACCGGAGCCGCAGGCCATGGTCCAGCCTAGGGTACCGTGTCCGGTGTTCAGAAACAGGTTTCGATAGGGTGTGGCGCCTACGATCGGCGTGCCATCCGGCGTGGCCGGGCGCAGGCCGGTCCAGAAATCCGCCTGGCTCAGGTCGCCGCCCTGGGGGTACAGATCGCCGACGATCATCTCCAGGGTTTCGCGACGGCGCGGGTTGAGGCTCAGGTCGAAACCGGCGATCTCGGCCATGCCGCCGACGCGGATACGCTGGTCGAAACGGGTGATGGCGACCTTGTAGGTCTCGTCGAGAATGGTCGAGGTCGGCGCCATGTCGGGGTTGGTGATCGGCACCGTCAGCGAGTAGCCCTTGAGCGGATACACCGGCGCACGAATGCCCAGCGGCTTGAGCAGTTGCGGGCTGTAGCTGCCAAGGGCGAGCACGTAGCGGTCGGCGGTTTCCAGCTTGCCGTCGATCCACACGCCGTTGATGCGATCACCGGCCACATCCAGGCGCTGGATGTTCTGCCCGAAGCGGAACTCCACGCCCAGCGCGGTGGCCATTTCGGCCAACTTGCGGGTGAACAGCTGGCAGTCGCCGGTCTGGTCGTTGGGCAGACGCAGGGCACCCGCGAGCTTGTCGGTGACGCCCGCCAGGGCGGGTTCGACCTTGGCGATGCCGGCGCGGTCGAGCAGCTCGTAGGGCACGCCGGACTGCTCGAGCACGGCAATGTCCTTGGCGGCGTTGTCCAGTTGCGCCTGGGTGCGGAACAGCTGGGTGGTGCCGAGCTGGCGGGCTTCGTAGCCGATGCCGGTTTCCGCGCGCAGCTCGTCGAGGCAGTCGCGGCTGTATTCGGACAGCCGCACCATGCGCTCCTTGTTCACCGCGTAACGGCTGGCGGTGCAGTTGCGCAGCATCTGCGCCATCCACAGATACTGGTCGATATCGCCGGTCAGCTTGATGGCCAGCGGCGCGTGCTTCTGCAGCAGCCACTTGATGGCCTTCAACGGGATGCCCGGTGCCGCCCAGGGCGAGGCGTAACCCGGCGACACCTGGCCGGCGTTGGCGAAGCTGGTTTCCATGGCCGGGCCGTTCTGACGATCCACCACGACCACTTCGAAACCCTGGCGGGCCAGGTAATACGCACTGGCCGTACCGATCACTCCGCTACCAAGCACCAGAACCCGCATGTTGATCTCCTCGCCGCGACGATGCACTGGCGTATTACGATTTGAGAAGTCGATGCGTACAGTATAGAAAGTCGATGGCAGTGCTTTTCACTGTATACAACCGTATATTCGAAGGGAATTCTGGCTTTCAAAGCCTTTACCGGAGGGTGCCGAGATGCGTACGCAACACCAGAGCCGTCGCGAGCTGGACAAGATCGATCGCAACATCCTGCGCATCCTCCAGGAGGATGGACGCATTTCCTTCACCGAGCTGGGCGAACGGGTTGGCCTGTCGACCACGCCCTGCACCGAGCGGGTTCGCCGCCTGGAGCGCGAAGGCATCATCATGGGCTACCACGCCCGCCTCAACCCGCAGAACCTCAAGGCCAGCCTGCTGGTGTTCGTGGAGATCAGCCTGGACTACAAGTCCGGCGACACCTTCGAGGACTTCCGCCGCGCCGTGCTCAAGCTGCCCCACGTGCTGGAGTGCCACCTGGTATCCGGCGACTTCGACTACCTGGTGAAGGCGCGCATCAACGAGATGGCCAGCTACCGCAAGCTGCTCGGCGACATCCTGCTCAAGCTGCCCCATGTGCGTGAGTCGAAGAGCTATATCGTGATGGAAGAGGTGAAGGAGAGCCTGGCGCTGCCGGTGCCGGAGTGAAGCGGCTGCAAGCTGCAAGCTGATCATGATGATCGTTCCCATGCTCAGCGTGGGAACGCCGAGGCTGGCGCTCTGCGTCAGCGCAACGCGGAGCGTCCGGGATCAGGTGCTTAAACCAGCAGCTGCCGGGTGGTGGCGATCAACTGGTGTACCTGACGCTCCACATGCGCCTCGATCGGCTGCTCGGGCCCGCGGCCATGGGGGCACGGCAAATTCGACGTGGTACCGAACAGTCGGCAGATCAACGGGCGCTGGTCATACACCTGACACCCCTGGGGCCCGAGATGCACGCAGTTGTACGCGGCCAGGGCGGCGTCCTGCTCGGCGCGGGTCTTGCGTGGCAGGCGCGACATTTCCTCCGAGGACGCGGTGACCGGGCCGCAGCAATCGTGACAGCCGGGCACGCAGTCGAAGCGCGGAATCTGGCGGCGCAGCAGGTCGATCTTGCGGCTGGTGCAACTCATGGTCAGGGCTCTGGAACGGCAGGCGAGCATGGTACAGGCGGGCCCGGGCAGCGCAAAGCGCGGCCTGCCAAGATGATCGCCGGTTGGCTCGCAGCGGAATCCGCGCTTATGCTTCGTCACTTTTTAGCCACACCGAAATCAGGATTTCGCCCATGACCGCCCGTGCCCAACCGCCGGTTCACAGCACCGAGCATGCGCCCTCCTACTACGCCGCCAGCGTCAACCGGGCCCTCGACTTCCCAGCCTTGCAAGGTGAGCAGCGCGCCGATGTGTGCATCGTCGGCGGTGGCTTCTCGGGCCTGAACACAGCCATCGAACTGGCCCAGAAAGGCCTTTCGGTGGTGCTGCTCGAAGCCCATCGCATCGGCTGGGGCGCCAGCGGGCGCAATGGCGGGCAGCTGATTCGCGGCGTCGGCCATGGCGTCGAGCAGTTCGAATCGGTGATCGGCAAGGACGGTGTACGCGAGTTGAAGCTGATGGGTCTGGAGGCGGTGGAGCTCGTGCGGCGACGGGTCGCCCAGTTCGACATCGCCTGCGACCTGACCTGGGGCTACTGCGACCTGGCCAACAAGCCGCGGGACCTGGCCGGCTTCGCCGAGGACGCCGCCGAGCTGCAGAGCCTCGGCTATCGCCACGAGCTGCGCCTGCTGCAACCGGAACAGATGCACGAGGTGGTCGGCTCGAACCGCTATGTCGGCGGCATGATCGACATGGGCTCGGGCCACTTGCACCCACTCAATCTCGCGCTGGGCGAGGCCACTGCTGCGCAGAGCCTGGGCGTGCGCCTGTTCGAGCACTCGCCGGTCACGGGAATCGACTACGGCAGCGAGATCCGCGTGCACACCGCCCAGGGCGTGGTGCGCGCCGGGCAGCTGGTGCTGGCCTGCAATGCCTATATCCGCGACCTGCACCCGACCCTGGGCGGCAAGGTACTGCCGGCGGGCAGCTACATCATTGCCACCGAGCCACTGGGCGAGGAACAGGCCAACACCCTGATCCCGCAGAACATGGCGCTATGCGACCAGCGGGTGGCGGTCGACTACTATCGCCTGTCCGCCGACCGCCGCCTGTTGTTCGGCGGCGCCTGCCGCTACTCCGGCACCGATCCATCCGATATCGCCGCCTACATGCGCCCGAAGATGCTCGCGGTATTCCCGCAGCTGCAGCACGTGCGCATCGACTATCAATGGGGCGGGATGATCGGCATCGGCGCCAACCGCCTGCCGCAGCTCGGCCAGCTCAAGGACCAGCCCAACGTCTTCTACGCCCAGGCCTATGCCGGCCACGGCGTGAATGCCACGCACCTGGCCGGCAAACTGCTCGCCGAGGCCATCGCCGGGCAGGCCGGCGGCGGCTTCGAGCTGTTCGCCAGGGTGCCGCATATGACCTTCCCCGGCGGCCGCCATCTGCGCTCGCCGCTTCTGGCGCTGGGCATGCTCTGGCATCGTCTCAAGGAACTGCTCTGATCGCCCCAGTAGCCCCGCGTCAGAGCTTCCAGAACGGCAGCGTGGCTTCGCGCCGTGCCTGTTCGCGGCTCAAGCCGATGTCCTGCAGCTGAGCGTGACTGAGCTTGAGCAACGCGCGCCGGGTGGTCAGGCGACGGATAAAGCACAGCCAGCGGTGCGTCATCGCCGAACGCGCCGGTGCTGCGGCCAGTCGCCGCCCGTTACCGC
Above is a genomic segment from Pseudomonas argentinensis containing:
- a CDS encoding DUF1127 domain-containing protein, whose amino-acid sequence is MNGLSDVRLTLTGSELEGGNGRRLAAAPARSAMTHRWLCFIRRLTTRRALLKLSHAQLQDIGLSREQARREATLPFWKL
- the dadR gene encoding transcriptional regulator DadR, giving the protein MRTQHQSRRELDKIDRNILRILQEDGRISFTELGERVGLSTTPCTERVRRLEREGIIMGYHARLNPQNLKASLLVFVEISLDYKSGDTFEDFRRAVLKLPHVLECHLVSGDFDYLVKARINEMASYRKLLGDILLKLPHVRESKSYIVMEEVKESLALPVPE
- a CDS encoding RidA family protein codes for the protein MSIQRLRTEPRLSEIVIHNGTVYLAGQLDENHSDGIEAQTKATLDSIDAFLAEAGTDKTRILSITIFLKDIDDRDGLNQVWDAWVPAGHSPARACVEAKLYSPDVLVEMTVIAALP
- a CDS encoding NAD(P)/FAD-dependent oxidoreductase → MTARAQPPVHSTEHAPSYYAASVNRALDFPALQGEQRADVCIVGGGFSGLNTAIELAQKGLSVVLLEAHRIGWGASGRNGGQLIRGVGHGVEQFESVIGKDGVRELKLMGLEAVELVRRRVAQFDIACDLTWGYCDLANKPRDLAGFAEDAAELQSLGYRHELRLLQPEQMHEVVGSNRYVGGMIDMGSGHLHPLNLALGEATAAQSLGVRLFEHSPVTGIDYGSEIRVHTAQGVVRAGQLVLACNAYIRDLHPTLGGKVLPAGSYIIATEPLGEEQANTLIPQNMALCDQRVAVDYYRLSADRRLLFGGACRYSGTDPSDIAAYMRPKMLAVFPQLQHVRIDYQWGGMIGIGANRLPQLGQLKDQPNVFYAQAYAGHGVNATHLAGKLLAEAIAGQAGGGFELFARVPHMTFPGGRHLRSPLLALGMLWHRLKELL
- a CDS encoding YkgJ family cysteine cluster protein; translation: MSCTSRKIDLLRRQIPRFDCVPGCHDCCGPVTASSEEMSRLPRKTRAEQDAALAAYNCVHLGPQGCQVYDQRPLICRLFGTTSNLPCPHGRGPEQPIEAHVERQVHQLIATTRQLLV
- the dadA gene encoding D-amino acid dehydrogenase, which translates into the protein MRVLVLGSGVIGTASAYYLARQGFEVVVVDRQNGPAMETSFANAGQVSPGYASPWAAPGIPLKAIKWLLQKHAPLAIKLTGDIDQYLWMAQMLRNCTASRYAVNKERMVRLSEYSRDCLDELRAETGIGYEARQLGTTQLFRTQAQLDNAAKDIAVLEQSGVPYELLDRAGIAKVEPALAGVTDKLAGALRLPNDQTGDCQLFTRKLAEMATALGVEFRFGQNIQRLDVAGDRINGVWIDGKLETADRYVLALGSYSPQLLKPLGIRAPVYPLKGYSLTVPITNPDMAPTSTILDETYKVAITRFDQRIRVGGMAEIAGFDLSLNPRRRETLEMIVGDLYPQGGDLSQADFWTGLRPATPDGTPIVGATPYRNLFLNTGHGTLGWTMACGSGRLLADLIARKRPQISSEGLDISRYGSPKELNNHVHTAPAN